The stretch of DNA CTTTAGTTAGGGCTGTGAAAGCACACGAAGCTGACTAGTCGGACAAACCCACCCCGAGcacgcgagccgccgccgccgccggcggctgcaCACCAGAGCAAGGCAGCGCAGATACCTTGCTGCCGatcctcctcgcctcctcctcacaATTCGCTGGGTTCAAAGCCGTATACGGCGAGGCTTGGCTCCTCCGGCCGCGGCCCCGTCCTCCGCCGCCATGCTGTACATCGtgggcctcggcctcggcgacGAGCGCGACATCACGGTGCGGGGGCTCGACGCCGTGCGCGGCTGCTCCAAGGTCTACATGGAGGCCTacacctccctcctctccctcggcctggaccccgccgcgctcgccaaCCTCGTACgggctctctctctccccctcttctGTCGTCCGCCCGCCACCTGTTCGAGCAAATGCCCGCGTGGCTTGTTCGGAGAGCTGTTGCTCACAGTCACTGGCGTCGTCGCTCGCCCGTGTGTTGCGTGCAGGAGAAGCTGTATGGGAAGGAGATCACGGTCGCCGACCGGGAGATGGTGGAGGAGCGCGTCGATCAGGTGCTGCTCGAGGCTGCCGACACAGACGTCGCCTTCCTTGTGGTCGGCGACCCGTTCGGGTAACAGTTGATttgcttcttctttcttcttcttcttcttgagttGGTTGTGCCAGAGTGTCTGTAGATGGTTGGTGCGGGCTCATCTCTCAAATAAAGTTCTGGATACAAGTGTCTGTAGATGGTATGGTAGGTGCCCAGGAACATGAGGATACCAATGATGGAGCACAAACCGAGCACTGTCATGCCATAATCGTGCATTCTCAGATGTCACTCAATAGAAATGTCTTTTAGGCTTAGAACTGGTTGGTTGTGTCTCCTTGAGGCTTAAAATCTGTTCACCATGCCAGTTCCATATCTATACATGCTAAATTTATGTGCACATATTTACACCTAGCTTTGTTTGAGTGAACAGGTAGGCAAGTACTTCTTTGTTTTCTGCTTATATGTACATATGTACAAACACAGGTATGCCATTGCGCATGCTTGAAGTTTGATTGGGATTGCTTGTaaagcttttgttagtgttatGAGCTGATCTCTTCTCTGTTTTTCATTGGGATGAGATTTTCAGGGCAACTACACATACCGATCTGGTTGTTCGCGCCAAGAAAATGGGGGTACAAGTGAAGGTGATTCACAATGCATCCGTCATGAATGCAATTGGAGTTTGTGGGTTGCAACTTTACCGCTATGGAGAGACTATCTCAATACCATTCTTCACGGAGGAATGGAGACCAGATAGCTTCTACGAGAAGATTCAGAATAATTCCAGGCTTGGGCTGCACACGCTTTGTCTACTTGGTTTGTGATTCTTGCTCGACCTTTTCAATGTTATCTTAATTCATTGTTAACAAGAAAATAGGCAAGTGGTCATAGTTTATGGCCATGTGTAATGTGCCTTCTAGGTAAATCGCAGTACATGATGTACTGATGAGTGATTAGATCTTGATTCTTGTAACTGGTAAGCAACGCTCAAACTATTAGACTGCCAGAAAATTAAGGTATAGTTTTGTTCAGTCCCTCATCTATGTTATTTAAAGCAGAAGATATTTCTTATTATGTTTGTTTCGGTTGTCTCTATAAGAGTAAAATGACATACATCGAACCAAAGCTTGAAAACCTctactttctctttttttcttgtaCTGCTATAGATTTTTTCTTGTAACTAGAGCCTAGAGGGCTTGATTTTGTGTCATCATTATTAAAATAGCTGATTGTGTGAATGTAGATATCCGTGTAAAGGAGCCAACATGGGAATCTTTAGCCAGGTAATATAGCTTACTTTTTTAGGCGAAAATATAGCATACTTTGCTATCTCTGGATTATCATTCTCACTACCTCGGAGTGCATAACTGCATCCTAGTGAGGATCAATTTGGCACTGAAAATGTTCTGTCAATACATTTCCTCTCAAGGCTTGCTCAATGTTCAGTGAGATGCAATGCAAGCGGCCCTTACTTGCTGTTGtttggtttgtatttttctattgGATAGATGATAGATACATCTTTTGCTCATAAATTTACTTTTGGTGTTCACTTGCAGAGGTAAAAAAGTCTATGAACCACCAAGATTCATGACTGTAAACACTGCAATAAGTCAGCTTTTGGAGGTGGAGGAAGCGCGTGGGGGATCTGGTAGAATATCTGAACCTCCTTTTCTTTAGCTGGCTTTCTCTGAGAAgacctttttttttgccaaacagTAGCTCTTATGCCTGTTAGAAGAAATGATGTATATATTCTTGCTAAACAAATATAGTACTTTTCCTTGGTGCCCCATTAATTAACAAAGATCATTTGCTTCCAGCATATGGCAGGGATACACTGTGCATAGGAGTGGCACGCCTAGGAAGTGATGATCAGAAGATTGTTGCTGGGCCTATGGAGAAGCTACTAGACGTCGATTTTGGCCCACCCCTTCACTGCCTGATCATAGTGGGAGAGACTCATCCATTGGAAGAAGAGATGCTAGAGTTTTACAAGATGTAGTAGTTTCAGAAGTTCTTTCATGTGCGTTTGACACTTCGTATTGATGGAAGGGAGTCATTGGACAATTTCCCTGTCAAAATTGTTCGATCAATAGCCATTCTGTCACTTGTTGTCGAACTGAGTACTTGCATCCAGATGGATGCCCTCAAACAAAATTTTCAGGTTTGCTCCATCTCTACAATTGGGTGCAGTAGTAGTTTGCTGCTTCGATACAATTATACAAAGAACAAATGAACAAATATGGCAGGTGGAATGCATTTTCTTCTCAATGCAAAATACTTTTTGACTGCTCATATAGTATCCGTTCTTACATCATGGTGCTGGTCACCTGAGTTTGTAATTCATGTTACGTTGTTGCATTCCATTACTGAATACTTGAACAGTTGAACCCTTCTGTCAAGAAAGGTGAACAAACAAAAGAATGGGAGCAGGGAATTGTATCTTCACAAAAGAGGAGTGTAACGAAGCAAGGCACTCTCTGTAGTCTTGTTCACCGGACTGGGGTGTAGTGCTCCATCTGCAGTTGGTGCAGCGCGGCCTCGGAGCCGAAGCTGTGGTGGCTTGGCGACCTCCGTGAGCGCGACCGCGCCGGCGTCATGGGGCCCTTGGCCGCCACCCGCAGCGCCCTCTGCGCGGCGGGCGGCCTGGTGGACCTGGCGAAGCCCATGTCGCTGGCGATGGAGGGGATGGGCGACATGGACGGGATCGGCGAGAGCATGCGGTCGGCGAACGGGAAGCAGTGCTCGGAGAAGGCGTCGGCTCCGGCGAAGCGCTCCTTGGGCGTGCTCATGGACCGGAACTTGGCCTTGGCGGAGGCCGTGGACGCCATGTACCCCGGGaacgtcgccggcgagcacggCGCGGCGTCCTCGTAGAAGTAGtcgcccgcccgcgccggcgcgcgcCTCGGCCGCACGAAGGACCGCCGCGCCGAGCAACCGAGCccgtcggcgtcgccgccgccgaggccggcgagcgggtcgacggcccggcccggcgtcTGGCGGcccctggtggcggcggcgtcgtcccTGCTGTAGGGCGACTGGTGCGCCACGGGGACGTCCTTGTCGAAGGGCGGCTGCGCGCCGACCCACTCCTCGAGCCAGCTCCAGCGGCGGTGGAGCGCGTCCGCCTCCTCGTCcctgggcagcggcggccgccggaCGCCCAGCCGCTCGCTCTGCAGGGACGCGTACTGCAGCGCGCGCACGcgcttgagggcggcctcctcCCGTCTCCGCATCACGGCGCGCATCTCCTCCTTGGCGAGGATGCTGCTGTCCCACCCTTTGctgcccgcctgctgctgctgctgctgcaccagAGAGACCAGCCAAATCGTCAGCCTGGAGAATGCCATACCAACAGTGCGCACGCACACCGAGCGCAATCCACCACTGCGCACGCGTCCGTCTTGCTGCAGCACGTAAACGAGCACCCGCGGCCGCGGTCCACAGCTACTGCTACCAATGCCAGTACGAGGCCGCGGTCCACACCCTGCCTGCACAGAGCCAGAGCCACAGGCACagagagagcggcggcggcaggctggCCACGACGCAGCACGGCTGGAACTACTCCGGACGCGTCGAAAAAGGCCTGTACTGCTCGCGGCCCACGTGCACGGCGACCCATGGCGAGCGACGCCGCGCCGGCAGACGTACGCGGCGCCCACGCGGGGGTAGGTCCGGTCCCGGGACACGAGGCGTCCTCAACCCCGAGAGGAATCATCAATCGTCGCGCGCACATCATACGCGCATGTGCCGTGCGCTCGCATCGGGCGGCACGCCGACGGGACgtgccgcgggcgccggcgcgatggatcgcccgccgcccgctagCCAACCCATCCTACTCACATGCCGCGCATGTGCGGCGCCAATCATTCGCACGTTGGCCGCCACCGGCGGCCCCGCCGCTTCCGGCAGCCAGCGGAGAGCGGGGGAACCGCCTGGAAGAGGAGCTTCCCAGCTCCAGCGACGCAGGGCAGGACAGGTGTGGGACTTACGTGGACCGCGGCGGCGTAGAGCTCCCGGCCGCGCGGGAGCAGGAAGGCGTCGTCGTTGCCGTCGAGCGCCGCCGGGTGGTCGGGGCCGCCGGCCCGGGAGCGGTGCCGGGCCTGGATCCTCATCAGGGACTCGAGGCCGCGCAGCGTGGCCGCCGTCTGGCGCCGCACCGCCTGCCCCCGGATCAGCGCCTGCAGCCGCACCAGACCCTTGAGCGCGCGCAGCGCCCGCCGAGCCTGCACCCGCCGCGCAGAGCGACCCACAGCGTCAGTCGGTGGCATCGCCACCACCAAAAGCATGGCAAAAAGCGGTCCAATTCACGTAGTAGTGAAAAATGCGCTGAATTCGCCAAGATCAAAGGCTAAATTTTCACACGGATCGAATTTCCAAAATGAGAATTTGCATTTGCTGGTTGCTGCACGAAACAAGAACCGGTCAACAGGCTCGGGCACGTACCAGGTACCCGCGGTACGCCGATTGGATCAAGACGGAGGcatgctcctcctccagctcccgctcccgcccggccggcggggcCGCGGCCTGCTGGCCGGTGAGGCGGacgacctcggcggcggcgtgcgcggcggcgaccgcggcctcggcagccgccgcggtggcgaggGCGACGGCCACGGCGTGCTTGCTCTGCTCGTCCTCCGCCTGCCTGATCTGCAGGTCCGCGGCCGCGGATGTCGGCGCCGGCAGAGCGAACGACTGCTGCGTCCTCAGCTTCCCCGGCAGCCACCGCTTGCTCTTCGCCTTCTGCGCAGGAAACGATTCATCATGCGCCCGCCATTGCCACGGATACCAATCAAACAAGCTTGTTTTTTTCGATCAAATAGAAGGCTAACACGCTGAAATTTCTCAACACAGGAGGCGTGATCGAACCTTGTCAGGTTTGGGTTTCTCCTTGCGCTCGGAGGAGGTGAAGAGCCGCCTGATGCGCTCGAACCAGCTCCTCcgcctcttctccttctccatGCCGCCGGGGGGAGTGAGAGTGGCTAGTACTACGCTCTGTCTGCCGAGTGACGACTATCTGAAGCAAAGACGGACATAGGCATCAGCACCACACACCCGACATGCAAAAGAAAGCTCGAAAAGGGAGGGAACGAAAAAGAAAGAATCAAGAAGCGGTGGTTCGCACGTCTCGATCGCGAGATCCACGGAAATATGGACTGAAAGTGTGGCAGGACGACGACGCTTTGCCGGGAACACAATCCACACCCTCCGTGCCCGCACGAATCAAGAAATCGGTAAGGAATTTCTGTCCCAAAAcccaaccaaaaaaaaaatcaagagggTCTCGCTGGATTCAGGATCTCTGTGGTGCCCTAGCCAGACGCCAGTAATCTGAACGACGAACACCTCTGAACGAAGCAGAAGAAACAagcaagcagtcaaacatgacaGGAACTCGGCGCCCCTGCATAAGCTGCTCCCCATCCGGATCGAGAGGGATTGGGAGACGCGACAGAAGAGGAAGAAATCGCCGTCGGGACAAGAAGAAGCCGAAACCCATCCATCGAGTACCTGCTTGTCCAGACTCCCGTTCGGGTCTCGAGGGGATCCAATCCAAGAGTCCCGTCGCTCTCGGTTCCCCGCGGAGAGCTAGCTGGACAGCTGAGGACACGGGATGTCACGGCGAGGAGGCTCAGATAGCCACCAAGCTGTCGCGCTCGCGCTCACTCTCGCTCTCGCCACATCTAAAGACTGAGAGGACAGAGGAGAACAAGGAGGCCAGTGGGAGGCCAGCAGGCCGTGCTCCCCATCTGAGGGATAGATAACCCCACACAACACACATCCACTCGAGAATCTCTCGCGTGCCCAATTTATACATGGGTGGCACGTTTGCAGAGAGCGAAAGAGAGAGGAGCCCTCGAGATTGGGCAACTTCGCGAGGCGCCCTTCGCCTTCCGCATGTGGGTTTGCCCCGCTTTGTTATTTGACTGACGGTATGGGGAAAGAATACGAGAATGCAGGCGACCTATTAATGAGCTAGTTAATATGAATGGCAGAATGAGCATTTCGATGAGTCTTCGAATTCCAGCAAATTCAAAGGGTTTTTTTGATTGGTGAGGCCAGTAGTACCGATGAATGTTATTGTACAATTACCAAGGGATTCCATTACTAAGAGTGTAATCTTGTAAACTGGAGTACTTTCATTTCATGAAactccctctcttttctcatTATAAATTACTCTGTCTTATCACCAAATTTACAAATGTACTCCTTTTAGGACAGCCTCAATGGGAGTTTCATAAagagtttcatgacattaaataccaTCATTTTTGCTGACATGACAAGGAGAGATAATGCTAGAGTTttatgggatgtgaggagagtttcatcaccatgaaactcatccgGCACAGTTACATAGTTCTCAGTCTAGGTAACTGTGTCCATGAAACTCCCACTAAGACTGTCCTTAGGATTGGAGTAATATAATATTTAATACTCATGACACTCCTATAAAGTCAATCTCAGTGCATAGTTTTATGGCATAATTACCTAAACTGAAAACTATGAATCTCATTCTTGTCATGTCAACAAAATTGATGATGTGGTATAGAATTTAATATCATGCAATTCTCTATAAAACCTTCGTTTGAGATATACTTTCATTGAGAGTGGGAGTGAGATCTCTCCCCTTTTGGGCGGCAACGGCCAATGCAGTGACAGTGAGCTAGCGGTACAAACAAAACGGGGCCCGCTAGAGAGGAATAAAGAAGGAAAAGCAAGCAGAAAAGGGCCTGAAAGTCGTTGCGGGCGCAGTGGCGCTGCATGGGGGAGATCTGATCAAAAGCCGAGAAACATGTCACTCGCTCTCGCGCAGGGCGCCATCCCGGGTCCCCCGTGCACGTCACTCGGCAGCTCGATTAGCCCAAAGCATTATCGCATAGCAAAAGACTGAAGAGCAAAGCATAATGATCACAGATACTACTCCATAAATCGATGGAACATCAGCAgtgtttttttaaaaaggaGCATCAGCAGTGTTTCCACTAAGATCGTTGCTCTTCCATCTAACGCACAGCGACTCAGCGAGATTAACCCTGAAAAATTTAGGGCGAGAAGGACATGGTTATTGATCCTTTCTTTTCGGCCAGGGCTGGGATGCCCCAACCCGGATAAAAGGGGCATTTGCTCCATTCATGTCCAGGAAAAGTGCCCATTTGACTCGCTTTCCAACGGGCAAAGCTGGGCCTTCAGATCCAATCCGCCACGGCGCATGTCTGCGCGAGCAGGCAAAGGCAATAATGCCATCAACCATGTGGCAGGCCATGCTCCTCCACTGAGCAGGAGGCCCAGGGCACAGGGAAATGAATCGTCAGATGACAGAGCACAGCAGCCTCCATTCACACGAACACAGGTCCACTGAACAAGCTTAAACATGGAGAAAGGGAAGAGGCAAGCTCTGACATGATTCCATGCCGGATTGCCCTGCCACAGGCTTCCTCTAATGACCACTGATCAAGTGTTGAGGTTGGAATTGCCGAATTGGGTACTCTATTGAAGAACGGTGACAATGTTTCGACTATTTAGGTGCTGTCCTGCTGATCTGCAGTACTACTTGAGTATACCGATTACTGCCGAAATGGAGGATAGCAGTCATTGCATTCCCAGTTTCCCACACATGAAACATGCACCACAGATCATGCGGGAGGGCTTATCCCCATTCCCTGTTGAGATGCGAGGTCTCTCACTCTCTCAGCACATGCTGAGACCTGCATATGCACCCAACTTGTGGTGTGAGCATGTGGACAGACTCCTACAAACATCCTCACAACATGTTGCAGACCCTGCTGCTCTCTGCGGCCAGTTGTTCAGGACTTGGGGGTCCCTGCTAAAGATTCTGGCGCCCAAATTGTTGCGTTTTAGCAGTGTCGGTTCGTTACTGGTTAGTTCGGTGAACTGAAGTGGAAATGAAGTCGAGTTGATTTCTGAATGCAGTACTTACCCCAGTTATTGTAAATTAAGGTTGTCTGGCTCCAAGATCCAAAGGCCAACTTTGGTTGACTTTGAGCTGAACTGAGAAATCAAACTCCCTACTGATATCTTAGATTTATTGGGCAGTGGTCATATTCTCCGGTAAGTACGAAGTATTGAACATTTGAAACCAAgtggtgtttagttggcatAATGTGCACTTCCATTTCAAAAGCGTAGAGTGTAATTTCTGCGTTGCAAATCAATTCCTGCATCATGCACATTTCATTTCAGCAGGCGAAACTTTTTTATATCTTGAATTCTTGACTAACATTTGATAAAAAGAAATATACATTTAGATTCATGTTCtaacagtggcggagctagcatTGAATCGGGGGAGTGCTACAGTGCCGAGCACGGAAGACATAGAGTTGAAGAACCGCCTCCTGAACAAGTACAGCGGCTACCTGAGCAGCATCTGGAAGGAGctctcgaggaagaagaagaaaggcaagCTGCCGAGGGACGCGCGCCAGAAGCTTCTCCACTGGTGGCAGCTCCACTACAGGTGGCCCTACCCCTCGGTACGTAATCGAATTATTCACACGTCGGTCGATCTCGATcatgccggccggcccaacgAGATCATGTacgtcgttgcagcagcagcttggAGTATCACGGCCTCATTGTTTTTCCTAGGCCAAGGGGGGCCATGGCCCAGTTTGGCCTCCACAGCCCTCTGCCACTGTGTTCTAAGACGCTTTTCGCTGCACGATGGTGGTTTCAAGCTACAGAttacatttttttttataacaaaTCACCAATCGAAACCTAATAAGTTTGATGACTATATGTCGAGATAAAAAAAAAGGCTGCAGATTTGTATTCTTGAACCGAGGGGTAGTATGACTTTACACACATTAGCAATCAAGGTTTCAAAAGCGTAACACCGCAATCCTTGTGCATCTCAATCGTACGGAATGATTCCGGAGAAACAGTTTATAGAAATCCTTCAGGTCGATTGTACATAGTTGCCAGGTACAAAAGTTGATAGTGAGGTTATTAGTTGCTGTCCACATTTTCACGGAAATTAGTATTGCTAATTCTCGTCTCGCGGGCACAGGAAAAAGGGTACAACAGGCTGGACTTCCCTTGGTTGATCATCAAGGAGATGATGCTGGTAACTACTAGTAGGACGCAGCAATGCTATGTGGTTTCTCCTGCTCCGATCCATTCAGGTGGCTGCTTTTTTGAGGAAATATAGCAGGTGCTCTGCTTTTGCATTAAAGTAGGAGAAGTTCAAAAAGTTTTCAAGAAAAAACAGTAGCTAAAAGGAAAGGGTTAGTTGGAttcatgccactccaatttcttgaaattggatctcatgttgaaaatcatgccattgagtggcatgattttcaacatgacactcaatttcacggagttgtggtggcatgaatcgaattttcccaaaaAGAAAAGGTCAAAGAGTTACAACTTTGCACACAGTGTGTGCGTATTTAAACTAGACAGCCGGATTTGCATGAGCTTGGCGGTAAGCTGCGACGTCCTGCAAAATTACTTGAGCCAACTGATCTGCAAGTATTGCCTTGTTCTCAAACACTCGCCGGCATCGTTCCTTCCATATGTAGATTGGATTCGAAGCTCAGTGCCTTTCCTGTCTGTGAGGAATATAGTCAGAGACAGGGGTCACTTGCTAACAATGCTTAAAGGGAATTTGATTGTACCAGTGATCCTTCCTTTCTGACCAAAAATTTTGCTTAACCAAGGGTACCTACCTGCTAATAAGGCCGGCTAGCAACGACCACTTCGTACCTTTTCATGGGTATTGCAATGAAACCACATAGCATGCTCTTCAGATAAGAACATCAAGTGAAGAACACTTTGTAAGTGCCAGCTAAGCTAACTCCTGTGCTCTGAAGATAAGATGTTTGGATGACCGATGCCGCATGCCACGGCGCATGCGCAGGTGCTTCTTGCCTTCTTTCTGCCATGCGCCCATGCCCTAAAGAAAAGTTGAACtgttttttagattacacattATAACTCAGATACTCGTAACACACGCATATtcacacccctatgaacacacgtacgcaa from Panicum virgatum strain AP13 chromosome 9K, P.virgatum_v5, whole genome shotgun sequence encodes:
- the LOC120652324 gene encoding protein IQ-DOMAIN 14-like isoform X4; translated protein: MEKEKRRRSWFERIRRLFTSSERKEKPKPDKKAKSKRWLPGKLRTQQSFALPAPTSAAADLQIRQAEDEQSKHAVAVALATAAAAEAAVAAAHAAAEVVRLTGQQAAAPPAGRERELEEEHASVLIQSAYRGYLARRALRALKGLVRLQALIRGQAVRRQTAATLRGLESLMRIQARHRSRAGGPDHPAALDGNDDAFLLPRGRELYAAAVHQQQAGSKGWDSSILAKEEMRAVMRRREEAALKRVRALQYASLQSERLGVRRPPLPRDEEADALHRRWSWLEEWVGAQPPFDKDVPVAHQSPYSRDDAAATRGRQTPGRAVDPLAGLGGGDADGLGCSARRSFVRPRRAPARAGDYFYEDAAPCSPATFPGYMASTASAKAKFRSMSTPKERFAGADAFSEHCFPFADRMLSPIPSMSPIPSIASDMGFARSTRPPAAQRALRVAAKGPMTPARSRSRRSPSHHSFGSEAALHQLQMEHYTPVR
- the LOC120652324 gene encoding protein IQ-DOMAIN 14-like isoform X2, which codes for MEKEKRRRSWFERIRRLFTSSERKEKPKPDKKAKSKRWLPGKLRTQQSFALPAPTSAAADLQIRQAEDEQSKHAVAVALATAAAAEAAVAAAHAAAEVVRLTGQQAAAPPAGRERELEEEHASVLIQSAYRGYLARRALRALKGLVRLQALIRGQAVRRQTAATLRGLESLMRIQARHRSRAGGPDHPAALDGNDDAFLLPRGRELYAAAVHQQQQAGSKGWDSSILAKEEMRAVMRRREEAALKRVRALQYASLQSERLGVRRPPLPRDEEADALHRRWSWLEEWVGAQPPFDKDVPVAHQSPYSRDDAAATRGRQTPGRAVDPLAGLGGGDADGLGCSARRSFVRPRRAPARAGDYFYEDAAPCSPATFPGYMASTASAKAKFRSMSTPKERFAGADAFSEHCFPFADRMLSPIPSMSPIPSIASDMGFARSTRPPAAQRALRVAAKGPMTPARSRSRRSPSHHSFGSEAALHQLQMEHYTPVR
- the LOC120652324 gene encoding protein IQ-DOMAIN 14-like isoform X1 — translated: MEKEKRRRSWFERIRRLFTSSERKEKPKPDKKAKSKRWLPGKLRTQQSFALPAPTSAAADLQIRQAEDEQSKHAVAVALATAAAAEAAVAAAHAAAEVVRLTGQQAAAPPAGRERELEEEHASVLIQSAYRGYLARRALRALKGLVRLQALIRGQAVRRQTAATLRGLESLMRIQARHRSRAGGPDHPAALDGNDDAFLLPRGRELYAAAVHQQQQQAGSKGWDSSILAKEEMRAVMRRREEAALKRVRALQYASLQSERLGVRRPPLPRDEEADALHRRWSWLEEWVGAQPPFDKDVPVAHQSPYSRDDAAATRGRQTPGRAVDPLAGLGGGDADGLGCSARRSFVRPRRAPARAGDYFYEDAAPCSPATFPGYMASTASAKAKFRSMSTPKERFAGADAFSEHCFPFADRMLSPIPSMSPIPSIASDMGFARSTRPPAAQRALRVAAKGPMTPARSRSRRSPSHHSFGSEAALHQLQMEHYTPVR
- the LOC120652327 gene encoding probable diphthine methyl ester synthase codes for the protein MLYIVGLGLGDERDITVRGLDAVRGCSKVYMEAYTSLLSLGLDPAALANLEKLYGKEITVADREMVEERVDQVLLEAADTDVAFLVVGDPFGATTHTDLVVRAKKMGVQVKVIHNASVMNAIGVCGLQLYRYGETISIPFFTEEWRPDSFYEKIQNNSRLGLHTLCLLDIRVKEPTWESLARGKKVYEPPRFMTVNTAISQLLEVEEARGGSAYGRDTLCIGVARLGSDDQKIVAGPMEKLLDVDFGPPLHCLIIVGETHPLEEEMLEFYKM
- the LOC120652324 gene encoding protein IQ-DOMAIN 14-like isoform X3, with product MEKEKRRRSWFERIRRLFTSSERKEKPKPDKAKSKRWLPGKLRTQQSFALPAPTSAAADLQIRQAEDEQSKHAVAVALATAAAAEAAVAAAHAAAEVVRLTGQQAAAPPAGRERELEEEHASVLIQSAYRGYLARRALRALKGLVRLQALIRGQAVRRQTAATLRGLESLMRIQARHRSRAGGPDHPAALDGNDDAFLLPRGRELYAAAVHQQQQQAGSKGWDSSILAKEEMRAVMRRREEAALKRVRALQYASLQSERLGVRRPPLPRDEEADALHRRWSWLEEWVGAQPPFDKDVPVAHQSPYSRDDAAATRGRQTPGRAVDPLAGLGGGDADGLGCSARRSFVRPRRAPARAGDYFYEDAAPCSPATFPGYMASTASAKAKFRSMSTPKERFAGADAFSEHCFPFADRMLSPIPSMSPIPSIASDMGFARSTRPPAAQRALRVAAKGPMTPARSRSRRSPSHHSFGSEAALHQLQMEHYTPVR